Proteins co-encoded in one Rhopalosiphum maidis isolate BTI-1 chromosome 2, ASM367621v3, whole genome shotgun sequence genomic window:
- the LOC113554455 gene encoding uncharacterized protein LOC113554455, giving the protein MKLIAWLFPFFFPLTLALKIIDVLVPRYADLKQSVILGCNFDVGHDILYSVKWYKDDHEFYRFVPENRPTIQVFHLPGIILDLSHCNMRKITLSNLTLQTSGMYRCEVSTDGPKFEMVFKSANMNVLAYPEENPLIEGVLNRYAVGDLLSGNCTSSKSYPQPLMTWYVNGVQASNNQMENYPVMVNPEGPLYSKAVGIRFKVEKDHFQGPNEELDLICEASLIQEQLKWRKMIVIQSLTQSFTENMFLEKYRNNINTIYPGKHISTLVALFVASFTHMIVHET; this is encoded by the exons TGACATTAGCGTTGAAAATAATCGACGTACTCGTGCCAAGGTACGCGGACTTAAAGCAGTCAGTTATACTCGGATGCAATTTCGACGTAGGCCATGACATACTATACTCCGTTAAGTGGTACAAAGATGATCATGAATTTTACAGGTTTGTCCCAGAGAATCGACCAACTATCCAAGTTTTTCATCTTCCGGGTATTATATTGgat TTATCTCATTGTAACATGCGAAAAATCACACTAAGTAATCTCACATTACAAACTAGTGGTATGTACCGATGTGAAGTCTCAACAGATGGACCAAAATTTGAAATGGTTTTTAAGTCCGCAAACATGAATgttttag CATATCCAGAAGAGAACCCTTTGATAGAGGGTGTGCTTAATCGTTATGCGGTTGGCGATCTCTTGTCGGGAAATTGCACTTCCTCCAAATCTTATCCGCAACCATTGATGACATGGTATGTCAATGGTGTTCAG gcaAGCAACAATCAAATGGAAAATTACCCTGTGATGGTCAACCCTGAAGGCCCTTTATATTCAAAAGCCGTAGGAATTCGATTTAAG gtagAAAAAGATCATTTTCAAGGACCCAATGAAGAGTTGGATTTAATTTGCGAAGCAAGTCTCATACAAGAACAGCTGAAATGGCGAAAAATGATCGTTATCCAATCACTCACGCAGTCATTTACAGAAAATATGTTCCTAGAGAAATAcagaaataacataaatacaatatatcctg GAAAACATATATCGACTCTGGTAGCTCTATTTGTCGCATCATTCACACATATGATTGTACACGAGACGTGA